The Prunus dulcis unplaced genomic scaffold, ALMONDv2, whole genome shotgun sequence DNA window ttttagtttttatttttattctttggGGTGAAAGGAATACTCAGATTgtgtaaattaaaaataatacaaaaagaCCATGTTGCCCCTGCATTTACCAGAGAAGATAACAAAATTGATAACATGACCTtttgtcctaacgaaagtGAAGTTGAAGGACTTGGGaacgattttggaaatttaggGACTAAAATGATAATCGGGTCAAAATTCAGCGATCATTGGACCTAAAAATcctaatatatttattaacaGGTTGGCTAACGGAGTGGGTAAATTGTAGGTTTTCCAGGACTTTGAGTATGTACTTATAAATGTCCTCACAGGCGAttatgaacttgaaaatgactATATAATTTGGAGGGTGTTTTGTAGTTtgtccaaaataaaatttacacAGTTAATAATACATACATTCTCAAAAAGTTCTTAACTACAACATAAAGGGCATGAAACATAAAAACTACTACTTTTTTTTAGGGAACACAAGAACTACCACTTAACATTCCAAGATGATAAGTTTGAAGGCCCAGAGTGTCGCGCAACCAAGGAGATCAGTCGTCTTCGTAGTCATCGTTGTGACTTCCAGAAGCCCATACTTCCAcacagaagagaaaataagTGATCCAACGAAAGATGCGGGACCCAGAAGTAGTTTTGCAGAAGAGTGGAGTGAAAACTACTAAGacagtgaaaatgaaaaggactCCCAGGATCAATACAACATAGGCAAGCCAATGAAGATTGCTAACTACCATATAAACCCCAGCCATGAAGGCTAAGGAAATCATGGTAAGCGCAATCCCCAACAGCGGCAATGCCAGACGGAGAGCTGTGACCACCAAATTTAAGTCCCCCAACTGCGCCCAAATGAGACAGACTGCAACAAGGATGGCAGTATACATAGCTATGGTGTTAAAAATCACAAAGGCTTGGAACATAGCGTTGGTTAGCAAGATTGCCATGCCCTCCTGAGGGGCGTCACCGTTGTTGCCACCTGGCATTGTGAAACCGGCTGTAAATGCCATTGTGGCAACAAGTGTGGTAACCACCAATAGAGTATTCACCCTGTCCCTAATGCTTTCCTCGTTTGGTAACTTCAAGTCAGTCGAACCTCCACCACTGTTTGCTACTTGTGGCgatctctgtttttttctttggaggACATGCAAACTCTGAGCTCGCTGTGCGAAAGCAGATTTCAATACCGTCCAAGTAAGCCTCTGCGCAGTACAAGAAGAAACAATCCAATTACCAGACACATGTCGTTGGTAAAATAGAAACAAATCATATAGAGATAACAAAAACATGTACTAACATGtaaatgatgatgataagTTTTAGTTTATCACTATTTGAGCGCTACATAACTTGGAGTTTCTAATCACAGCTGGAGCTCCCTATATAGTTTGTTTATGCCCAAATAAATGCATAGTTAGTGATGTCTTCATTTTGCCCAGTACAActattcattttctttcccaACACgttttttccatttgcatgTTCTTTGAATTTGGCAGGAAGACTTTATCTTGTAAACTCCTTGTATATGGGATCTGTGCAGTGACCGatccatgaatttttcttattgGGGACAAGATGTAGACCAAATCTACAAAATCTACTACACGTTTCATACATCATTCAAATACTCAACAAGTAACAAATAAGGGTGCTAGATACTTGTAAATCTGCAATCCACAGAGTCTCATAGATATCCAAACCTTCCACAGCTGCCGAGAATACCACGCCATTTTGTCTCTCTAACCTGCCTTGATCAACAGAGCATCAAAGGAACTTCATGGGCAGTAAAAAAAGGTGAGTAGGGCCAATAGTCGTCACTATCCCCTCAAGTGGATCTGTCACTGGATGTGTGGCGTGTGTTTTATATCAACCATTTTAGGTGAACTACATCAGCCATAGAGTTGTAATCCTACTTCAATAAAATCTAGAGTGTTTTCtcaatttatttgtttctcCTTTTAGTTCTCTGTTCAATATCTTTGAGAATATACCAAACTGGAACTAATGCGTACTTGTTCCCAACACACTAAATCGAACAAGGATAATTCCCTTGGAAATGATagccaaaatcatcatcatcatcatcatcagtcATGTGATAAAAGTAGATATAGTACTAACTTACCCCATGATATGATGCAATAGTTTCCAAAGTGCTTTCTGTAATGTCAAGAGCTGTCATGTGCCTATCATTCAAGAGCTTTAAGTTTGTCCTTGTATCCCAAGCCAATCTGTAGACAACCTTGGGATGGTGGTGCATCGTTGCCAAATGTAAAGGAGTATTTCCGTTCCTGTCTTTTTGG harbors:
- the LOC117612820 gene encoding protein ACCELERATED CELL DEATH 6-like, which gives rise to LVDASAQHSLYLAAEEGFDEIVKLINKKAVEKKPEVRVNGKSPLHAAILGRRNNEILKIVSSMEEIFLSSKDEKGRTPLHSAASIGYVEGVRFLLGRRISDSHQMDHGGNFPIHSASSKGHVKIVKELLRHCPDSKELKNSNGENILHVAARCGKDNLVKYFLKKGEFRMLVNQKDRNGNTPLHLATMHHHPKVVYRLAWDTRTNLKLLNDRHMTALDITESTLETIASYHGRLTWTVLKSAFAQRAQSLHVLQRKKQRSPQVANSGGGSTDLKLPNEESIRDRVNTLLVVTTLVATMAFTAGFTMPGGNNGDAPQEGMAILLTNAMFQAFVIFNTIAMYTAILVAVCLIWAQLGDLNLVVTALRLALPLLGIALTMISLAFMAGVYMVVSNLHWLAYVVLILGVLFIFTVLVVFTPLFCKTTSGSRIFRWITYFLFCVEVWASGSHNDDYEDD